The sequence TTCTTTAAAATGGAATAGAGATGCTGCAAGCGCCGCATCTGCCTTTCCTTCCGTCAACGCCTCATAAAAATGTTCCAGCGTTCCTGCACCGCCTGATGCGATGACCGGAATCGATACTGCTTCCGCAATCGCTCTTGTCAACTCCAGGTCATACCCTGCCTTTGTTCCATCTCCATCCATACTCGTTAAAAGAATCTCTCCCGCTCCGAGCGCACCCACTTTTTTTGCCCACTCAACCGCGTCGATACCGACATCGACTCTTCCACCATTTTTATAGATGTTCCATCCGGTTCCATCCGCTCTTTTCTTCGCATCAATTGCGACAACCACACACTGACTGCCGAATTTTTCTGCCGCTTCCCGTATCAACTCTGGACGATTGATCGCAGATGAATTGATTGAAATCTTATCCGCTCCTTCCCGCAAAAGTACTTTAAAATCTTCTACCGTCCGGATTCCTCCGCCAACTGTAAAAGGAATAAATACATTGGCGGCCACTTTCCGCACCATATCGACAACAGTTTCTCTCTCATCTGACGATGCTGTGATATCCAAAAATACAATCTCATCTGCTCCTGCTGCATCATATGCCTTCGCAATCTCAACCGGGTCACCGGCATCTATCAAATCTACAAAATTAACTCCTTTCACCACGCGCCCATTGTGCACATCCAAACAAGGGATTATTCTTTTCGTAAACATCTCTCTTCCTCCTAGCTAAGCTCTACAAAATTTTTCAAAATCCGAAGTCCCACATCACTGCTTTTTTCCGGATGAAACTGGCATGCAAACACATTATCCATTCCCACAGATGCATGGATGTGTGCGCCGTATTCTGTCGTCGCCTTCACAATTTGTTCCTCCTTGGCTTTCAGGTAATAAGAATGCACGAAATATACATATGCGTCCTCTTCAATTCCCCGAAAGAGTCTTCCGTCATTCTGAAGATGCAAAGAGTTCCATCCCATATGCGGAATCTTAAACCCTTCTTGATCCGGAATTCTGCAAACCTCTCCTTTTAAAATTCCAAGTCCTTTCACGCCTTCCGACTCGTCGCTTTTTTCAAACAAAAGCTGCAGCCCAAGACAA comes from Coprococcus phoceensis and encodes:
- the hisF gene encoding imidazole glycerol phosphate synthase subunit HisF; this translates as MFTKRIIPCLDVHNGRVVKGVNFVDLIDAGDPVEIAKAYDAAGADEIVFLDITASSDERETVVDMVRKVAANVFIPFTVGGGIRTVEDFKVLLREGADKISINSSAINRPELIREAAEKFGSQCVVVAIDAKKRADGTGWNIYKNGGRVDVGIDAVEWAKKVGALGAGEILLTSMDGDGTKAGYDLELTRAIAEAVSIPVIASGGAGTLEHFYEALTEGKADAALAASLFHFKELEIKEVKQYLREKGVSVRM
- the hisH gene encoding imidazole glycerol phosphate synthase subunit HisH, which produces MIAIIDYDAGNIKSVEKALQKLGQDVVITREKEQILAADKVILPGVGAFGDAMKNLNEYGLVEVIHQVVEKRIPFLGICLGLQLLFEKSDESEGVKGLGILKGEVCRIPDQEGFKIPHMGWNSLHLQNDGRLFRGIEEDAYVYFVHSYYLKAKEEQIVKATTEYGAHIHASVGMDNVFACQFHPEKSSDVGLRILKNFVELS